CCTCGACTCCGACCAGGTCGCGTACCTGAAGGCGGCCCACGTCCTCAACTCGGCGCTGGACACGGCCCCCGACGCGCGGTACGTCGAGGACGACCTGCCGGGGCACAAGGCCTGGGCGGGCCGGGTCTCGACCGCGCTCACCCAGCAGGCCGATCTGCTGGAGCGTCATGAGTGGCTCGGCGGATCCGGGAAGCCGGTCGCGGCCCTGGTCAAGGATCTGCGGGCGGCGCAGAAGGAGTGGGCGAAGGCGGCGAGGGCCTCCGACGCCGACGAGTTCTACGCGCACTACGACAAGGGCGCCGACCTGATCGACCCGCAGAAGTCGGTCACCGCCCGCGAGGCTCTGGGGCTCGCCACGACCCCTCCGTCGTACGACGAGAGCGACGGTGGCGGGGACGGCGGGGGAGACGCCGGCGGCATGGAGGTGTGACGGCTCCTATAGCGGGGAGAAAGTGCCTGGGTAAAGCCCACGCCGGGCATAAGTCATCACATCGAGTGATTCTCTGGCCTTTGCTTGCATGGCACAACCCACGGTTGCCAGGCTGTCGCTGTCTGTACAACCTGATGGGAGCGGCCAGTGACATTCGGTGAGCAGCCGGCGTATCTGCGCGTCGCGGGTGATCTCCGCAAGAAGATCGTCGACGGCCAGCTGCCCCCGCACACCCGGCTGCCCTCGCAGGCCAGGATCCGCGAGGAGTACGGGGTCTCCGACACGGTCGCGCTGGAAGCGCGCAAGGTGCTGATGGCCGAGGGGCTGGTCGAGGGCCGCTCCGGGTCGGGGACGTACGTGCGCGAGCGTCCCGTGCCAAGGCGCGTCTCCCGCTCCGGGTTCCGGCCGCCGGCCGGCGCGACCCCGTTCCGGCAGGAGCAGGCCGAGGGGGAGGCGCGCGGCACCTGGGAGTCCAGCAGCGAGCAGGCCGAGGCCGGCGTCGCCATCGCCGAGCGGCTCGCGCTCCAGCCCGGTGAGCGCGTGATGTGCACGAAGTACGTGTTCCGGGACGCCGGCGAGACGATGATGCTCTCCACGTCCTGGGAGCCCCTCGCGGTGACCGGCCGTACGCCCGTGATGCTGCCCGAGGAGGGCCCGCTCGGTGGCATGGGGGTCGTCGAGCGGATGCGCGCGATCGACGTCGTCGTGGACAACGTCACCGAGGAGGTCGGCGCCCGGCCGGGTCTCGCCGAGGAGTTGCTCGCCCTGGGGGGAGTCCCCGGGCATGTGGTCCTGGTCATCCAGCGGACGTACTACGCCTCGGGGCGTCCGGTAGAGACGGCCGACGTCGTGGTCCCGGCCGACCGGTACCGGATCGCCTACCACCTGCCGGTCAAGTAGCGCGCCTCGCCCGTCAAGTAGCGCACCGAGTAGTGCGCTTCGTGTGAAGTAGTCCACCCCTTACGGCATTTGTCGCCGGAACCGGTCAATCCGCCCTGTCCCGGGCGCCGTTGGATTCCGGTCTTTCTCGCAGGTCGTTCACCGCGCCTGTAGCGTGCCTCTCACCGGATGCATCGAGGTGCGCCAGCGGCGCGTTCGTCATCGTGCGCCCCCTCCGTCCTGGCTGGTTGCGTACCTCTTTGTGAAAACCCGTATTCGCTGCGTGAAGGTTAGGCGTAGGCTCCGGCATATGCGGATTGCGGTTTCCTTATGGGGTGGGGCACGGCACGAACCGCGAGCGGGAGGCGGAGGGGCGCGATGGCGATGAACGACGGCACGATCACTCTTCCCTGGCTCGTGATACGGCAGGACGACAACGGCAATCGCTACCGCGTGGGGCGGTACGCGACCCGCGCCGAGGCCCAGAAGATCGCGGACAGCCTCGACGACCGCGGACACAAGCAGCTGTACTGGGTCGAGCGGATCGGGCAGAGCGAGGACGCCTCCCGCAACTGACCGCGCCTCCGTACCCCGTAGGCTCCGCCGCATGACGACACGGATCGTGGTGGTCGGAGCCGCCCTGTTCGACGGCGACGGCGGCCGACTGCTCGCCGCGCGCCGCAGCGCACCCCCCGAACTGGCCGGGCGCTGGGAACTCCCCGGCGGCAAGGTCGAATCCGGCGAGAGCCCCGAGACCGCGCTGGTGCGCGAGCTGCGTGAGGAGCTCGGCGTCGACGCGGAGACCGTCGCGCGCGTCCCGGGCCAGTGGCCGCTGAAGCCGCCGTACGTCCTCCAGGTCTGGACGGCCCGGCTGCTCCCCGGCTCGGCGGAGCCCGAACCCCTTGAGGACCACGACGAACTGCGCTGGCTCGCCCCCGCCGACATCTGGACGGTCGACTGGCTCGACCAGGACGTGCCCGCCGTACGGGAGGCACTCGCGCTGCTCGACGCGGGAGCCCGCTGAAGTCGCCGTCTCCGCCCGTCCTGCCGCGGGGCGCGCTGAAGTCGTCGTAGGCCGGGACGGCGGAGCGTGCCGAACTCGTCGTACGCCGTTCGTGCCACAGTGCGCCCTTGGGGACGGTACCGGGCCCTGAATATCGGGTATGTGCCCATTAACCCCATGAAATCGGACATGGGTGAGCTGGCTGGCCCGGGATGTGATCGGCTTGATCGACACCGAAGGCGACTGCGCCGAGTGGACCTTTCCCGCGGACCCCGGAGCCGTTCGCACCGCACGCGCCGCCGTCCGCGGCCAGTTGCGGGACTGGGACCTCGACGCCCTCGCCGACATCGCGGCGCTGTTGGTCAGCGAGCTGGTGACCAACGCGCTGCGGCACGCCACCGGCCCCATCGGCGTCCGGCTGGTCAGGCCCGTCGGCCCGGCCGGTGTGCTGCTGGTCGAGGTCTCCGACCCGCTGCCCGATCCGCCCCGCGAGCGCGTCGCCCGCCCCGAGGACGAGAGCGGCCGGGGTCTCCAACTCGTCGCCGGCGCCTGCGTCCGCTGGGGCACCCGGCCCGGCGGGACGGGCAAGACCGTGTGGTTCGAGCTGGCCGTCCCCGGGTGAGTCCGGGCCGAACACAGCTGTACGAACCGGACAGTCGTGTCCATCGACTGGTTCAGGCCTGTGACGGTTGTCGATCGGCGTGGTTCGACTGCGTGTCCGCTGGTTAGAAGACTGGGAGTGTTGTCGCAGGCAGGTCCGAAATGCATCGGGATTGTCCTGTGATCGTGAACACCGTGTTGTGCGGCGCCGTAGTGCTGGATACTGCGGGCAGCCGCCCCCGGTGACCGGTGCCGGACGCGGTGAGCTGGAGGGGACGGTTCGCGTGAGCGAGATACCAGCGAAGGCCACGGAGTCCGAGGACCCGTCGGACCGCGCGAGGGCTGAGGCCGCGGGCTACATCGACGTGCCCGGAGGCGACGGAGTGTCCGCCGCCGACGTCATGTCGGGTGTGTCCGGCGGTGACGCGATGACCGTCGGCGACGCCATGTGGCAGAGCAGCCCACCCGGTTCGATCTACGACTACATCAAGGTCGCCTCCTTCTCCATAGGCCCCGACGGGCTCGTCGACCAGTGGAGCCTGCGGGCCGAGCAGTTGTTCGGCATCCCCACGGAGCGCGCGGTGGGCATGGATCCCATCGAGGCGTTCGTCGACCCCGAACTGCACGAGCGCGGCCAGCGGAAGATGGCCGAGATCCTGGACGGCCGGGAGTGGACCGGAGTGGTCCCCTTCAAGGTGCCGGAGACCGTGGACGGCGAGCCGGGCAAGGAGGGACTCGCCGAGGTCTACGTCATGCCGACCCGGACCGAGGAGGGCGAGCGGGCCGCCGTCTGCATCGTCGTCGACGTCCGCATCCTGCGTCGTATCGAGACCGATCTCGCCGCCTCGCAGTCGATATTCGGTCAATCTCCGTTCGGGTTCCTGCTGATCGACCCCGACCTGCGGGTCCGCCGGGCCAACCAGCAGATCGCCAACACCTTCGGCGGCAGCCCCGAGGACCACCGCGGCAACGGCGTCCAGGACTATCTCCAGAGCCCCGAGGCCGAGCGGGTCACCGCGACCCTGCGCCGGGTCCTGGAGACCGGCAACTCCATCACGGACATGCACGTCACCGGATTCGTGCCGGGTTCCGAAGAACGCCGCCACTGGTCCATCAACCTCTACCGCGTGCACAGCGGCAGCGGCCGCCCCATCGGCATCGCCTGGCTCGGCACCGACGTCACCGCCCGCCGCGCCGCCGCCCGCGAGGCCGCCTCCGCGCGGCGCAATCTCGCCCTTCTGAACGAGGCCGGCGCCCGCATCGGGAACTCCCTCGACCTGGAGACCACGGCCCGCGAACTCCTCGACGTCGTCGTCCCCGGCTTCTGCGACCTCGCGACCGTCGACCTCTACCAGGGCCTCCTGGCCGGCGACGAGACCCCGCCGGGCCGCGCCGACGGCAGCGCGGAACTCCGCCGGGTCGCCTTCGCCAGCGCGGTCTC
The nucleotide sequence above comes from Streptomyces sp. N50. Encoded proteins:
- a CDS encoding (deoxy)nucleoside triphosphate pyrophosphohydrolase, with product MTTRIVVVGAALFDGDGGRLLAARRSAPPELAGRWELPGGKVESGESPETALVRELREELGVDAETVARVPGQWPLKPPYVLQVWTARLLPGSAEPEPLEDHDELRWLAPADIWTVDWLDQDVPAVREALALLDAGAR
- a CDS encoding ATP-binding protein, which translates into the protein MIGLIDTEGDCAEWTFPADPGAVRTARAAVRGQLRDWDLDALADIAALLVSELVTNALRHATGPIGVRLVRPVGPAGVLLVEVSDPLPDPPRERVARPEDESGRGLQLVAGACVRWGTRPGGTGKTVWFELAVPG
- a CDS encoding SPOR domain-containing protein; this translates as MNDGTITLPWLVIRQDDNGNRYRVGRYATRAEAQKIADSLDDRGHKQLYWVERIGQSEDASRN
- a CDS encoding GntR family transcriptional regulator, whose product is MTFGEQPAYLRVAGDLRKKIVDGQLPPHTRLPSQARIREEYGVSDTVALEARKVLMAEGLVEGRSGSGTYVRERPVPRRVSRSGFRPPAGATPFRQEQAEGEARGTWESSSEQAEAGVAIAERLALQPGERVMCTKYVFRDAGETMMLSTSWEPLAVTGRTPVMLPEEGPLGGMGVVERMRAIDVVVDNVTEEVGARPGLAEELLALGGVPGHVVLVIQRTYYASGRPVETADVVVPADRYRIAYHLPVK